One segment of Clavelina lepadiformis chromosome 2, kaClaLepa1.1, whole genome shotgun sequence DNA contains the following:
- the LOC143446445 gene encoding uncharacterized protein LOC143446445 produces MKVIIAGYGKTGTKTMVVALSELGYNVYDFLDHFWYHGDKWAKILSSSGGSIEDFKEMYQSVDAVTDAPTFLFWEEILQAFPDAKVILTTRNEDDWYKSYCGQYKAMNGNFTYKLVQLLSPTGWKYFKYFNSLAMNRCGLEMKHPFDFSFVNNGMVLKKAFRQHTQYCLQNCPPDKLLVYDVRQGWEPLCEFLGKEIPDESFPHENVAGSIVDKLMATHPAAIRVQREMKFTITLFSLGLLFGVCKLYKANQGATLRKMCSQLWDFIGVKLFSRFSQSSP; encoded by the exons atgaaagttattatAGCTGGATATGGCAAGACCGGAACCAAAACCATGGTTGTAGCTCTATCTGAGTTGGGTTACAATGTTTATGATTTTCTTGATCACTTCTGGTATCATGGCGATAAGTGGGCCAAGATACTTTCATCCAGTGGTGGAAGTATTGAAGATTTCAAAGAGATGTATCAGTCAGTGGATGCTGTAACTGATGCtccaacatttttattttgggaaGAGATATTACAAGCATTCCCGGATGCTAAG GTCATTTTGACAACGAGGAATGAAGACGATTGGTACAAGAGCTACTGCGGCCAATACAAAGCCATGAATGGAAATTTCACTTACAAGCTCGTACAACTACTATCACCAACTGGATGGAAatacttcaaatatttcaacagtCTTG CCATGAATCGCTGCGGACTTGAAATGAAACATCCATTTGacttttcttttgtaaataatggaatggttttgaaaaaagcaTTCAGACAGCACACCCAATATTGCTTACAA AATTGTCCTCCTGATAAACTTCTGGTGTACGATGTCCGTCAAGGATGGGAACCTTTGTGTGAGTTTCTAGGAAAGGAAATTCCAGACGAGTCCTTCCCTCATGAAAACGTTGCTGGAAGTATTGTTGACAAACTCATGGCAACTCATCCTGCCGCAATCCGAGTACAACGAGAGATGAAATTTACAATAACCTTGTTCTCACTTGGCCTACTTTTTGGTGTCTGCAAACTGTACAAGGCCAACCAAGGGGCGACGCTTAGGAAGATGTGCTCGCAGCTGTGGGATTTCATTGgcgttaaattattttcacgCTTTTCTCAATCTTCTCCATAA